In Capsicum annuum cultivar UCD-10X-F1 chromosome 11, UCD10Xv1.1, whole genome shotgun sequence, one genomic interval encodes:
- the LOC107847924 gene encoding methyl-CpG-binding domain-containing protein 5 — protein sequence MALLLELWIGILQYYYEPVLATRFRSKPEVLYFLETGGKRKKSTGGDATPSETPVARNRRRAARRKKKRKLLSPLILRILQRALAGC from the exons ATGGCGCTACTTCTGGAACTGTGGATAGG GATTCTGCAGTACTATTATGAACCGGTCTTGGCGACACGATTCCGGTCAAAGCCTGAGGTGCTTTATTTCCTGGAAACGGGTGGCAAGCGCAAGAAGAGCACTGGTGGTGATGCTACA CCATCTGAGACCCCAGTAGCAAGAAACAGAAGAAGAGCAGCtcgaagaaagaaaaaaaggaaactgCTTTCTCCGTTGATTCTTCGAATCCTCCAGAGAGCGTTAGCTGGTTGTTGA